The sequence TGCTGCCAAATCTTCAGTAGCATCTGCTCTCTTTGAGTAACTGCATAACAAGTTCAGTATGACAAGCATTATTGGACAAAAGCATTGATCAGTAATCATAGTTAAGGAATTAGGAAATATGAAAGCTACCGTTTTGCCAGCTCTTGTTTCTTCAAATCTGGAGGCTTCCCGTCAAATACATAGCtgaaaacaaattttggaAAGACACTTGTTATGCTAGCTTTTGTGTTGGATAGTTCAACATGAAGGGCAATGTCAAGactaacaaaaacaaaactcagGGTAAAGAAACGAATTACAGTGGCTTAATTCCAGCTTCCAGAAGCCTAATGGTCCGGGAAAACATGCCTTGCAGATGACTACAATGAACCCGATAAATAAAACCCATGTCATTAttcgaaaaagaaaaggttctTAGCAAACCTACTTAAGAAAactaccaaaacaaaatataatcaAACTTTATCCAAACACAAACTCACGAAAAGGTGCCTTATGTCACTGAAAGTGAAGAACTTTAGTAAAGGGTACCTAGTAACTTCACCAGCCTCATTAGTGAGCATCTCAGTCCCACTTCTTCCCACAACAATCTACACAATTCGACACACAACCCACATCAAAATTGAGCttgtttaaacaaaatccataCAGATAAAGGGGCGGTACATACAAGAAACTGATAGATGCTCATGCTAGCATCAATGGCAATCTTTCGGCCAAAGTAGCTCTCGAATTTCTGCTCCTTCATGGCCTTTGGGGCATTGTCCGCCAATAGCTTCGTTAAACCCTAACACACCCATACacaatcataaaaataaaataaaaaattacataatAAATCCCAGAATAAATTGGAGAAGAGTGCTGAAAAAAATTGTACCTTTATACCCATTACAGTAgctaagagagagaaaaagagaaaatgcagagagaaaagaaaaggcttTTTGGCTAGAGGTTAGGGATGAAACTGCTTCCCGCCATACTCCCAAAGGCCAAAGTCCCAAGTGAAGTGTTTGTCTTACACACAGGACAGCGTACACGTGTACCATAGGGTGGGTGCACCGTGCACACGCACAAAGAttactttcttcttctttttttggcttttgggcTTATGAAAGTGTGCATTGGTTAGCCACTTATATTTGGGCCCTGAAACTTGGAACTGTTTTGAGAATGATTTAGGATCATGGGCTGTATTTTGAGCTTTTACATGAACCATACAAGGGTCCAGGCTTATTTATGAAATACAGAATTAATCAATTGAAATGaacatgattttctttttttttggcagtGAAAAAGAACATGAACCTTAACAGATAAAATCTGACAAAACATGTACTTGCCATAAGCCCATGACAAATGACAAATGTGCACCAAACCAACCAAAAGCTGCAGCAGGCAAAGAGGCTGCAGCTGACAGTAAAATCTTCAagtaaaaaaaggaaaggcaGAGGAGAAGGTGGAGCATGAAACTACTTTGGAAAAAGGCATATAGAAATGAAGAGGAATGTAGATAAGGAAAGATGATGGAAATGGAATGGGAGGTGGGGCAAGCCCTTAGCTGTAATTATGGAACAGAATATTGATGGACAATGCAATGCATAGAGTTCTTGTGATGTGGAAGCATCAGCAATCTTTGTTGTGACTGCCTTTTGTTTCAGCAACTTCCTTCAAGCAAAGTTCAAGCCTCAATGCTCAAGGTGCCCACAAAATAAAGTTAACTTTCCTTTCCTTGTTTGGAGCCTAATAATCAATCTTTGCCCCACTAAAGTTGAAAGTGACATCAATTAATTGAACCTTTCTTTGGTCCTAATGGATTGAACTTCACCTCAACCTTTCTTTTCTAATTGATTGAACagagaatttttttcttgacaatgcatccaattttttcttttttttccctcttcaaGACATAACTAGTTAGTTGTATGGCCACCCAAAGAATTTTATCATTTCTTCTAAAGTCTCTTTTAAGTGCTTTATCAAATGGCATTTTCATCTTGCTTGGCAGCAACTTATTAAAGTATTTCTGGATGAAAAAGTGGACATAGAAATTTTggattaattaatatatacatttatGGATGGACCCAAGACCTAAAGGTTTTAGCTTTTGGTCAAGTTGAGGTCTAGTTCTACACATGTGTTGAGGCCCATTTGGTAGTCTTCCATCTCTTCAAACTCTAGCAAACAGGTGGGAAGTATCAAGTATGGGAGCAGGAACTGCAGGACCCAGaaagaattataaaaatataatttatttcatgAGCTTTGGATAATCTTTCTGTCTTGATAACTAATAAATGATATCTTATGGTACCAATTAGAATACATATAGTATTAATATCGATGGTACCAATTTGAAACCTTGCTTCATCCGTCACAGCAAGTGTGAAATTACCAAAGTATGCCAAATATCAGTCTGTTATTGGATAATGATTTCTGTGATTTGATGAATGATGCATAGACATTATCAGGCTGATTTTGAAACTGCAAAGACTTAAGAAAAGGAGATCTGCAAGTGGATCTGCATAAAGTTTTGGGCATGCTAATGAGAGATAATCAAACCAAATAATTAATGAGGATCCAGAAAACATGATGAAATATCCTTTTGAGCTGTTCTGTCAACTCAAAAAGTACAtttggaaaaatggatgaGAGGGTTCATTTCATGTGCCCCCTTTAAACATTTTCAACTGGGGAGGAGATGCTTCAAGCTTGGTCCCAGAGTCTCCTTTACATGGTTGGGATTGCCCTAACAAAATAGACTTGTTATTTGTTAAATGATTGCTGCACTAACAACAACATTCAGACTTGACCAATTACTAATCACGATCATGCAAAAACACCATCAACTTATTATAATGGAATGTGTTCAATGCATTTGCTTATTTGCTTTATTAAGATTTTCTGCAATATACTTTTGGCCCTCTTCTCCTCCTGCTTATGTATTTGCTTTAGTAAGATCTTCTTTCTTATGGGAAAATGGGTGAAATTGCAAATGGAATGCTTTTAATTTGCTTGATTTAAATGTGCTtgataataaagaaaataaaaaataaaaacagagatAAATATCCTAGTAGAAAGTATTTGACTGAGCAGTAATTTTGGCATAAAATATGAATGCCACTGGCAGTTTGTTGACTACTGATAATAATTATGGTTAAAAATGAAGATAAACTAGACATTTAAAAATACCTAGTAAAACATGACATGTTCTTGAAATGAAATGGacaaaaattcacaaacaaaaaagaaatgtagAAATTCCAAGTTGCATTCCTCCAATTGAGGGACACACTatgacagagagagacagaaagGGACAGAgaggcagagagacagagacatgaactgagagagagaacaataAGGCGAACAATCTGATGCCTTAAACGTTAAATACTAGGCCTCTTTGCAGGCTATATGTTCAAGGCCTCTTGTGCCGAAAACATATTCTCACAACTTTATTCTCCtcaagtttcaagtttcaaccatGGTAAGTCAAACCACTTATCCATCTTCTCTGCTTGTGTgcgtttgtttttgttatacTCTTGTTCATGTGTTTCGTAATGCTGTGTACAACAGGGAGAAGAGAATGCCAAGGCAAGCTACAGCTCCCTCAGCCCAATGGACAAAAAGAAGGGAGGATTTACTGCTTCCAGCTTCATTTTTGGTAAGCAACCATGAACCATTCACAGCATACTATCAGGTTGTTTTGTTATATTCGATTCACTTGTTTTCTTAcattttgcttctttcttcttgttcatGTAGTCTTGCTGGCATTGGACAACATGGGGTTTGTGGCAAACATGGTGAGCATGGTCCTCTACTTTATGATTGTGATGAAATTTGATCTGGCACACTCTGCCAACACTCTCACAAACTTCATGGGATCAACTTTCTTGCTCTCCCTCACCGGCGGCTTCATTTCTGATACATACTTGAGCAGGTTCACAACATGTCTGATTTTCGGCGCAGTCGAAATACtggtaacaaaaataaagttggtCATTCTTCTTCTAGTTCTACTTCTACCTATGGCACCAATTTTAATAAAACTTCCTACACATATAGGCTTTGGTGCTGATGACAATTCAAGCTTATTCAAAGGATTTGCACCCAAAACCTGGTTGCAAGTCAAGTTGTGTGGAAGGCGGTATGGCCTTTATGCTCTATGCATCCTTGTGTTTGCTAGCATTGGGATCAGGTGGTGTGAGGGGAGCGCTGCCGGCACTTGGTGCAGACCAGTTTAACCGGAAAGAGGAAGCGAAATCACTTGCAACATTTTTCAATGGGCTCATGCTCAGTAGTACACTTGGAGCAACTATTGGTGTCACATTCATTGTGTATGTTAGCACCAATGTAGCTTGGTATTGGGGTTTCTTTATCTCAACAATTGCAACTTTTGTCGGGTTTGCTGTGCTTGCTATTGGCAAGCCTTTCTACCGCCTCCAAATCCCCGGAGACAGTCCCATCATAAGGATCGTTCaggtctctctttctctctaatCAAAACTCTCAAATCTAATTACATGTGCAGACATAATTAGTACACTTGCTTAATTACTAACACGCCTATGATGTCTAAATGATTTCGCAGGTTATCGTCGTTGCGATAAAAAATAGACGTTTACCACAGCCAGGGAGCCCTCAAGAACTGTATGAGATCAGTGAAAAAGAGTCAAATtactttgaagaaaaaattgcaCATACTCATCAGTTCAGGTGAGACATTACATTAATTCATGCTTGAAGTTCACCAATAGTGTCCAATAAACTCACATTCATGCATGCCTGCCAAATACATTCAAACAAGACTCACCAAACGGCATGCCAAGATTCTTCAAGTTTcatattcaaacaaaaaagaaacagaaaatcaaGAAGCACCTTGATAATACAATGACAAGTTGACATCAAAGTTTCTGTTAACGTGGGAGGGTTTCCCTTTTGAaattgacttgttgaccatgATATATGTTTTCTGATTTGAGGGGTGAAAATGATGTGGAGTTTTTGGAAGCTTTTAATCAAAGTTTTTGACTTCAAAGGGTACCAATTAAGCAGATCACTTCACCTTTTGGAAAATGCTTGTCACATTATAGCTTACAGTACTTAACAAAATTTCAGAGAGATAAGGTAATTAATTACTGCCTATTAATTTTGAACAGGTTTCTAGACAAAGCAGCCATACTTGGCAAAGACACCAAGCCCCAACAATGGGTGGTTTGCACAGTAACACAAGTGGAAGAAGTCAAGGTCCTAACAAGAATGTTGCCCATTCTGTTCAGCACCATCATAATGAACACTTGTTTAGCACAACTCCAAACATTCTCAGTCCAACAAGGGAACGCCATGAACCGCTACTTGGGCTCTTTTGAGGTGCCGGCGCCATCAATTCCTGTCATCCCTCTCCTTTTCATGTCTATTCTCATCCCAATCTATGAGTTCTTCTTCGTTCCTTTTGCTAGAAAGATCACAAACCATCCTTCAGGCATCACGCAGCTTCAACGCGTCGGTGTTGGACTAGTCCTATCTGCAATTTCAATGGCTGTAGCCGGCATTGTTGAAGTGAAGAGAAAAAACCAAGTCCACAAGGACATAACAAAGCCCATAAGTCTCTTTTGGCTTTCTTTCCAATATGCTATCTTTGGAATTGCTGACATGTTCACTCTAGTTGGACTGCTAGAGTTTTTCTACAAGGAAGCACCAGCAGGCATGAAATCTCTCTCCACTTCATTCACATGGCTGTCACTTGCATTTGGTTATTTCTTGAGCTCCATCTTTGTTGATGTCATAAATGCTGTGACCAAAAGAATTGCTCCAAGCAAACAAGGATGGCTGCATGGAATTGAcatcaacaaaaacaatgtGCACCTATTTTACTGGTTCTTGGCCATCCTTAGCTGCATCAACTTTGCAAACTATCTTTACTGGGCTTCATggtacaaatacaaaacagaTGAACCTGCTTCTAAGATTCAGCTGAAGCCTTTGAACCAGATCCCTCTTATCAATGGTGACCCAAGTACTCAAGACAGTGTAATAAAGactaaagaagaaaaggtAACAGCTTTATgaagcccaaaaaataaagcatataGTAACCAAGGGGTGGAAGCTCACTGAAGAACAATGTGCTGATGAGGGTACTGAGCTCTGAAAAGGTTGAAGAAGAGCTAGAGATAATTAATGGGGTTTTACtgatattttatatttttaatttttgggcTCAGTCTCTCTTTGAtcttatttttgtgtgtgtttgtaattgtaagattgtttttgggtttgggaCTGAGAATGTGTGGGGTATATTATATAGGGATGCTTACCGGTTCTGAGTTGCTCACTACTCCTAGCTTGACGTGTTTTGAACTGTGAATTTAAGGATGTGTGGATTGGGATTGAGAAGGGCCTTGTGAGGATTTTGTCAATCCCTTCATATAATACAGATGTATTTTAATAAGTCTTCTACtctttttcataaataaagaaatgaagcGTTCTGCAAAGTACTCATTGGTGTAGTGGTTTGAAGCAATTACTCCTTCAAGAAAGGTTTTGGATTCGAGTCGCATCCATAtcgtgtgtgagtttaatatattatcactCCTCTCAATATGAAatgtcttttaaaaaaaattacaaatggAGCGTCCCCTGCTCATATTAAACAATCTTGCATATTTGTTTTAGGCtccaatttggtcaaaatttGGTAGAAATTGGGCTGGGCTGGTGCAATGAAGCTGAATTTATCAGGCCCAAAATTAACTGAGGTCAATCTTTCATGGCCCAAACAAGATATGCTTTCACCTTTAAAAGTTGAGACCCAACATACCCAATATATAAAAAGCTCTCCAACCCAAACTTTAAATTAACAATTCCATCTTTCTGCCTTATTAGGTCAACCATGCGTCAGCATGAGAAGGGCACATGGAAGCATTAAGCAACTTGAGGTGTCAATTTGAGGTCAATTTAGAAAGTCTAGTGTAACCGGATAATACTTTTTGTTATCTCCAACTAATAACGCAATGATATATAGGATAACTTTTTCTACGTGTCGTCGTGTTATTGGCGGGTATAACAAAACAGTCCaaacttttcttattttcttctttgtaggGCCGTGACCATTATTGAAGCTTTCTGAGAGTGAAATACTAAGACAGTAGGACAAGGACAGTGCTCGTTTTGTATGCCCTACAAAAGTATATGCGAAAATTCTGCAGGCATTTCATTCCCCATAATATAATTGACATTGAATtattgataaataataaaagaaaatacaaaccaAAGTGATATTTTAACTCCAATACAAGGGACTAAACACGCTACCTTGGTCACCTGGCCTAACCACATATGTGAAAGTTCTTGTTTATTTGTCTTGGATTCGGAtgatgggttttgtttgtgtgGTTAGCATAGAATATAGGATACtaactaaagaaaaaatttggagTGCAGAGAGCAGACCCagattttttggttgagaaataTGCAGTGCGAGACAGAGCTTGGTGGGCTGTTTTGCAATCAAGCAGGCTTCAAAAGATGCATCATGTGATTATGGGACCAAGAGCTCATGCTCACATGGCGCCTCTCTTTTCATTAATTCCATGgtttttatcttctttctaTATAAACTTGGATTCATCATAAATTATTGTGTCTCTTACACGTGATTGGGGAGACATAATTTGCCAAAAAAATGCCTGACCTTATTTAATTTCAGCACTGTATGTTTTTATATTGAGAAAGGGATGGATCAGGCTAACCTTCACCATTTTCATATGGAAAGCAAATCACCTTATTAGATCTATAATGTGAAAACATTCATCTTAATTAGATCCCTTATGCTAAAAAAAGCcctttctatatttttatctttattaataaattaaagaattaTAAAGGAAAACAAGCATCTTTCTCCTACTTAAGGAATTACATAACATGGCGTCCTGAATACAATTAAGGTCACCTCAAACTAAACAAACCGATCCCCATTACTTAAAACAAACCTAGTAAGTCTGTGTATGCTTCTCAATGAgcaaaattattaaaacaaagaatCATGAAGTTTTTATCTATTATTCTCTTCTTTGCACTACTGTATTCAAATTTTCAGTCTTTCCAATTCCCCTCTTGATAGTTAGTCCAATTTTGCAGGGTTTTTATGCACTAATTACCACCTTTATATGGCAAGAGGCGCCACACAAAACAAGAGTCTTCCCTTCCATTACAATTCATT comes from Prunus dulcis chromosome 6, ALMONDv2, whole genome shotgun sequence and encodes:
- the LOC117631466 gene encoding protein NRT1/ PTR FAMILY 4.5-like — protein: MGEENAKASYSSLSPMDKKKGGFTASSFIFVLLALDNMGFVANMVSMVLYFMIVMKFDLAHSANTLTNFMGSTFLLSLTGGFISDTYLSRFTTCLIFGAVEILALVLMTIQAYSKDLHPKPGCKSSCVEGGMAFMLYASLCLLALGSGGVRGALPALGADQFNRKEEAKSLATFFNGLMLSSTLGATIGVTFIVYVSTNVAWYWGFFISTIATFVGFAVLAIGKPFYRLQIPGDSPIIRIVQVIVVAIKNRRLPQPGSPQELYEISEKESNYFEEKIAHTHQFRFLDKAAILGKDTKPQQWVVCTVTQVEEVKVLTRMLPILFSTIIMNTCLAQLQTFSVQQGNAMNRYLGSFEVPAPSIPVIPLLFMSILIPIYEFFFVPFARKITNHPSGITQLQRVGVGLVLSAISMAVAGIVEVKRKNQVHKDITKPISLFWLSFQYAIFGIADMFTLVGLLEFFYKEAPAGMKSLSTSFTWLSLAFGYFLSSIFVDVINAVTKRIAPSKQGWLHGIDINKNNVHLFYWFLAILSCINFANYLYWASWYKYKTDEPASKIQLKPLNQIPLINGDPSTQDSVIKTKEEKVTAL